The following are encoded together in the Penicillium digitatum chromosome 3, complete sequence genome:
- a CDS encoding peptidyl-prolyl cis-trans isomerase has product MFSTWFPQRSIQMLLLLTFWSLTSLVAASTPTSFCKCTCFSNSTIIPLNPAKSETSSGIDHVLRFYERDSLSSKVEHTDEYTKRAQKYRSLNCNDCNRKFCLDYELPTCKGAKEDDVYTTCFQRDSRKDEAVVFIFIFATGGLLAWAACKPWIERYVEAARERRSYIPVAEPDLST; this is encoded by the exons ATGTTTTCTACCTGGTTCCCACAGCGCAGCATACAGATGCTGCTGCTCTTGACATTTTGGTCTCTCACATCATTGGTAGCAGCATCCA CCCCGACTTCCTTCTGTAAATGCACCTGTTTCTCCAATAGTACGATCATTCCCCTCAATCCTGCCAAGTCCGAAACCTCCTCCGGCATCGACCATGTCCTCCGCTTTTACGAGCGCGACTCGCTCAGCTCCAAGGTTGAGCATACCGATGAATACACAAAACGAGCTCAGAAATACCGATCCCTGAATTGCAACGATTGCAATCGCAAGTTCTGTCTCGACTACGAGCTACCGACATGCAAAGGCGCTAAGGAGGATGATGTGTACACGACTTGCTTCC AGCGTGATTCGCGGAAAGATGAGGCGGTGGTgtttatttttatttttgcTACAGGTGGACTACTGGCTTGGGCTGCCTGCAAGCCTTGGATTGAGCGATATGTCGAG GCTGCACGAGAACGCAGGTCGTATATACCCGTTGCTGAACCCGATCTCTCAACATGA
- a CDS encoding D111/G-patch, which yields MASEDEDDYMNMVIEEPIQKETFAQKKRRELREVPFPHSNPTPYLSPAKFQPNSNILFHMQAEARGRVPSKAERAAQEAMRREEALATSTLNPTNKGFQMMAKLGYKPGGVLGKPVTASDSETTDSFLKPRAVPLNLTLKENRGGIGLDTEKKRKLREEAEEAAKRIKHEEGSYRDRVREERELKRTEAQVRAAQKVAERLDAEPESGAATGEEKEQGTGSSSTFNKEGGDHTDPTQLRDGADGAAKKKKPIKLTSQINVLYRGLIRERERNDSDRQTRHALQSSLPSSFFPRARLPQFDDPTMDREDKKALDSDLDQDTSAVEIELEEDDEELDAFNALEPAERLRKLVLFLRERYRYCFWCKYAYESDLGLEGCPGLTEEDHD from the coding sequence ATGGCTTCGGAAGATGAGGACGACTATATGAACATGGTAATCGAGGAGCCCATTCAAAAAGAGACTTTCGCCCAAAAAAAGCGCCGTGAACTACGAGAGGTACCGTTTCCACATTCTAACCCAACGCCATATCTGTCTCCGGCTAAATTCCAACCCAATTCTAACATTCTTTTCCACATGCAGGCCGAGGCCCGAGGCCGAGTCCCATCCAAAGCTGAACGCGCCGCTCAGGAAGCCATGCGCCGagaagaagccttggccACAAGCACCCTCAACCCCACCAACAAAGGGTTCCAAATGATGGCAAAACTTGGGTATAAGCCTGGTGGTGTACTTGGCAAACCCGTTACCGCCAGCGACTCTGAAACCACCGACTCTTTTCTAAAGCCGCGCGCTGTACCGCTAAACCTAACATTGAAAGAAAACCGCGGCGGAATCGGGCTAGACACGGAGAAAAAGCGTAAGCTTCGCGaggaagcagaagaagcagcAAAGAGAATCAAACATGAAGAAGGGAGTTACCGAGATCGTGTTCGTGAAGAGCGCGAGTTGAAACGCACTGAAGCGCAAGTGCGCGCTGCGCAGAAAGTTGCAGAGAGGCTGGATGCAGAACCCGAGAGTGGGGCTGCCACTGGCGAAGAGAAAGAACAAGGAACGGGGTCTTCGAGCACGTTTAACAAAGAAGGTGGTGATCACACAGATCCCACTCAACTACGCGATGGAGCCGACGGAGCtgcgaaaaagaagaagccaaTCAAGCTCACGTCCCAAATCAACGTTCTCTACCGAGGTCTTATCCGTGAGCGCGAAAGAAACGACAGTGACCGCCAAACGCGCCATGCCCTCCAATCCTCACTCCCTTCATCATTTTTCCCCAGAGCACGGCTACCTCAATTCGATGACCCGACTATGGACCGGGAGGATAAAAAGGCCCTTGACAGTGATCTAGATCAGGATACCTCCGCGGTGGAAATAGAGCTGGAAGAAGACGACGAGGAGCTCGATGCCTTCAATGCGCTAGAGCCAGCTGAGCGACTGCGTAAGCTGGTTCTCTTTTTGCGCGAGAGATATCGTTATTGCTTCTGGTGTAAATATGCCTACGAATCCGATCTTGGGCTGGAAGGGTGTCCGGGCCTGAccgaggaagatcacgattGA
- a CDS encoding Nucleotide-binding, alpha-beta plait, with amino-acid sequence MTETTRLHITPFTQDILPSVLPASIRKLATEISFHEISTFPENNYGYVTLPNMEAEKIKKKLNGSILKGKKFKVEAARPQKRHREEEDVVPEAPSSAKKKSKKSKKHVPEDGVVEGFELPADRKVKRGWTESSDAKQERRKSEKKEKKSKQEKLQPKSKYTDKSECLFRATIPPNRASDASSDDKKAKKKKKSKDNVIHEFEKTVAQPSFLRTAEESVAPTATFEDGKGWVDSTGNLREPASEKISKDNYRPGQILGAKEKLRAAKSAAKDTKKRPRKEKTPEISSESEDYTSSSGSSSEGSDSESEVAENKADENPEDSSVSSDEEDVKPQSQEETKPPEAIDGDADTPSQPDSNEIPTEAAQEMEQETPAKEVHPLEALFKRAAPTASDNQPTPEAEAGFSFFGNDIESEDEPQMIEPQTPFTRHDLQNRGQRSAAPTPDTTAATRHMTWNESEDSDEDVSIDSPVTKARADGATMEETEFAKWFWENRGDNNRAWKKRRRDAAKEQRQRDNRKKGIKGKS; translated from the coding sequence ATGACTGAAACGACCAGACTACATATCACGCCTTTCACCCAGGATATCCTTCCGTCAGTGCTACCGGCATCTATTCGCAAATTGGCCACAGAAATATCATTCCACGAGATTTCCACCTTTCCCGAGAACAACTACGGATACGTGACTTTGCCAAACATGGAAGCAGAGAAAATCAAGAAGAAGTTGAACGGCTCCATTctcaagggcaagaagttcAAAGTCGAGGCGGCCCGCCCTCAAAAGAGACACcgggaggaagaggatgtgGTGCCAGAAGCCCCCTCTAgtgccaagaagaagtccaagaagtccaagaagCACGTGCCCGAGGACGGTGTAGTGGAAGGCTTTGAGCTTCCCGCAGACCGCAAAGTGAAACGAGGCTGGACCGAGTCTAGTGACGCCAAACAGGAAAGACGAAAatcggagaagaaagagaagaagagcaaacaGGAGAAATTGCAACCCAAGTCCAAGTACACCGACAAATCCGAATGTCTGTTCCGAGCAACGATTCCACCCAACCGAGCATCCGACGCAAGTTCCGATGATaagaaagcaaagaaaaagaaaaagtccaaGGATAACGTCATCCATGAATTTGAGAAAACGGTGGCCCAGCCAAGTTTCCTACGCACCGCGGAGGAAAGCGTTGCGCCTACGGCCACATTTGAGGATGGGAAAGGCTGGGTGGATTCTACCGGGAATTTGAGAGAACCCGCTAGTGAGAAGATCTCGAAGGACAACTATCGACCTGGTCAGATTCTAGGGGCCAAGGAGAAGCTCCGAGCTGCCAAATCGGCCGCCAAAGACACGAAAAAGCGCCCACGCAAAGAAAAGACCCCAGAGATATCTTCCGAGTCTGAAGATTATACCTCATCGAGTGGCTCATCTTCAGAGGGTAGTGACTCGGAGAGCGAGGTGGCTGAGAACAAGGCTGATGAGAATCCTGAAGATTCATCTGTATCTTCtgatgaggaggatgttAAGCCGCAGTCCCAAGAAGAGACCAAGCCTCCAGAGGCTATTGACGGTGATGCTGATACACCGAGCCAGCCAGACTCGAATGAGATACCCACGGAGGCTGCGCAAGAGATGGAGCAAGAAACACCCGCCAAGGAAGTCCATCCCCTGGAGGCTCTTTTCAAGCGGGCTGCCCCGACGGCATCCGATAACCAACCGACTCCCGAGGCTGAGGCTGGATTCAGCTTCTTCGGTAATGATATTGAATCCGAAGACGAGCCTCAAATGATTGAGCCGCAGACACCCTTCACGAGGCACGACCTACAAAACCGAGGCCAGCGCAGTGCAGCTCCCACCCCAGATACTACTGCCGCCACTCGCCACATGACATGGAATGAGAGTGAGGACTCCGATGAGGACGTTTCTATCGACAGCCCTGTCACAAAGGCTCGCGCGGACGGTGCAACCATGGAAGAAACCGAATTTGCAAAGTGGTTCTGGGAGAATCGTGGTGACAACAATCGCGCCTGGAAAAAGAGGCGACGTGATGCTGCTAAGgaacagagacagagagacaACCGGAAGAAGGGAATCAAAGGAAAGTCATGA
- a CDS encoding Protein sip5 produces the protein MGNSQTKESRSTAPSSRRSQLSSGASDSSSRPYHGSRSARGSRPDLSILGIGSHDREVVTLENRRETKQEREARRLEKERVARLKERERSMKEEHVDGGYLVTQGVYVGIEDYNKAVVRQLMIERRLAPFWRGLDDFSESWAEHQIMAAARGMPIPLPDEIPPELEYKLSKITDKTSADTTNIQHLTVPITARSQSCNSDASQSSNPPQSLPSASPIASGTSTSPLFRTRAKTLAALTTSKQNSQTDPTTRELQLPKDPFVNGQPIEVNLYKDASECPICFLYYPPYLNHTRCCDQPICSECFVQIKRPDPHPPEHGEPNANAPSAEGEQAESTESQLVSEPSACPFCVQPEFGVTYAPPSFRRGLTYAPDPTARLSPNFTSPVSSTSSLSSANAAVPGRRRATSLSATDPTVVTTDRIRPDWATKLSNARAHAARRSAAATALHTAAYLINPSASGSDSRGFGIGRRGMRRATGGEGYGGRTASPALNALAFLTERTGADRIPRAIGHDTDSASAEEGVGNMAGRSSSRRNRIDDLEEMMMMEAIRLSLASEDERLKREEKEARKEAKKREKEKEKEVKKADKVARKTGLYGNNASASALDILAESNLARETSGSSSVIGEDVIGEDIAASSKGKGVDRALPSTAEETNRPPLLDPAAPAGQSADPSELSRQSNLRQVSSASSSLSSVMETTPEDGAIGAAAGDGNTGSSEPMYNFRSLAAVIGDEEKVDDSTEHVEDTSKKPQTERSSSSATPSIHQPFSDVNPESTHIIESRVECRDHSGILPKELETRSVEITNSSTHPEATL, from the exons ATGGGAAACTCCCAGACCAAGGAGTCACGCTCCACAGCCCCGTCAAGTCGTCGAAGTCAATTATCCTCGGGCGCTTCTGATTCCTCAAGTCGACCGTATCATGGTTCTCGGTCAGCCAGAGGCAGCAGGCCCGACCTTTCGATTCTGGGAATCGGCAGTCATGATCGAGAGGTGGTCACGTTAGAAAATCGTCGAGAGACAAAACAAGAGCGCGAAGCCCGCCGCTTGGAGAAGGAACGGGTGGCTCGTCTCAAAGAAAGGGAGCGCAGTATGAAGGAAGAGCATGTCGATGGAGGCTATCTCGTGACACAGGGCGTGTATGTGGGGATAGAAGACTACAACAAGGCCGTGGTGCGCCAACTGATG ATTGAACGCCGATTGGCTCCCTTCTGGAGAGGTCTTGATGACTTTTCGGAGTCGTGGGCTGAGCATCAGATTATGGCGGCTGCACGCGGCATGCCCATTCCCCTGCCTGATGAGATTCCGCCCGAGCTAGAGTACAAACTATCCAAGATCACAGACAAAACCTCAGCGGATACGACAAATATTCAACATCTGACAGTGCCGATCACGGCCAGGTCGCAATCTTGCAATTCAGATGCTTCGCAGTCCTCCAACCCCCCTCAATCATTACCCTCAGCATCTCCAATCGCATCCGGAACATCCACCTCACCTCTTTTTCGAACAAGAGCGAAGACCTTGGCTGCTTTGACCACCTCCAAGCAAAACTCACAAACAGATCCAACCACCCGGGAACTACAGCTTCCCAAGGACCCATTTGTCAACGGGCAGCCGATCGAAGTCAATTTGTACAAAGACGCAAGCGAGTGTCCTATCTGTTTTCTCTACTATCCGCCATACTTAAATCATACCCGATGCTGCGACCAACCCATTTGCTCTGAGTGCTTCGTGCAGATCAAACGCCCGGACCCGCACCCCCCGGAGCATGGGGAGCCTAACGCGAATGCGCCTTCGGCTGAGGGAGAGCAGGCTGAGTCGACCGAGTCACAACTGGTCTCCGAGCCCTCGGCATGCCCCTTCTGTGTCCAGCCGGAGTTCGGAGTCACTTATGCCCCACCCTCGTTCCGCCGGGGCCTGACTTATGCTCCAGACCCCACCGCCCGGCTCTCACCTAACTTCACTTCTCCTGTATCCTCCACCTCCTCTTTATCATCTGCCAATGCAGCTGTGCCAGGTCGCCGCCGTGCGACCTCACTATCGGCTACTGATCCCACGGTAGTCACAACGGATAGGATTCGACCGGACTGGGCGACCAAATTATCGAATGCACGAGCCCATGCGGCACGTCGATCTGCAGCAGCGACTGCCCTTCACACTGCGGCGTATTTGATCAACCCCAGTGCATCTGGGAGTGACTCGCGCGGGTTTGGCATCGGGCGACGCGGAATGCGCAGAGCTACCGGCGGAGAAGGGTATGGCGGCCGGACCGCGTCACCCGCCCTCAATGCATTGGCTTTCTTGACGGAGCGTACAGGTGCTGATCGGATACCTCGAGCAATTGGACATGATACCGATTCTGCTTCTGCCGAAGAAGGAGTGGGTAACATGGCTGGTCGATCAAGCTCGAGGCGCAATCGAATTGACGATCTTGAGgaaatgatgatgatggaagCTATCCGACTGAGTTTGGCCAGCGAAGACGAGCGCCTCAAGcgggaagagaaagaggcaAGAAAGGAGGCCAAAAAGagggagaaggagaaggagaaggaggttAAGAAGGCGGATAAAGTGGCTCGCAAGACTGGCTTGTACGGCAATAATGCTAGCGCCTCTGCTTTGGACATTCTTGCTGAGTCCAATTTAGCTAGGGAGACTAGTGGTTCATCCTCTGTTATAGGCGAGGATGTCATTGGTGAAGATATTGCTGCTAGTAGCAAAGGCAAGGGAGTTGACCGTGCGTTGCCATCGACCGCAGAAGAAACAAACCGCCCTCCGCTGCTTGATCCAGCAGCACCGGCAGGTCAATCGGCGGATCCGTCCGAGCTGTCACGGCAATCTAACCTGCGACAGGTCTCCAGCGCCTCTTCATCGCTCTCATCTGTTATGGAAACTACCCCAGAGGATGGCGCAATTGGTGCCGCTGCTGGAGATGGCAATACCGGCTCTTCTGAGCCAATGTACAATTTCCGCAGTCTAGCTGCCGTTATTGGAGACGAGGAGAAGGTGGATGACTCTACGGAACACGTCGAGGATACCTCCAAGAAGCCACAAACAGAGCGCTCTTCCTCGAGTGCAACTCCGTCGATTCATCAGCCTTTCTCGGATGTGAACCCTGAATCGACGCATATCATTGAGTCTCGTGTGGAGTGTCGTGATCACTCTGGTATCCTTCCTAAGGAACTTGAGACTCGCTCTGTCGAAATCACCAATTCCTCGACACATCCGGAGGCTACTTTGTGA